DNA sequence from the Peptoniphilus sp. GNH genome:
GGCTATTTTTAGTTTCTTTTTCTTCCAAGACCCTTTTTGCATTTATTAGAAGTCTTTTTGGTCTAGGAGGTCTTTTGGGATGACAAGTTAAAAGAGTTAGAATATCTTTTCCTTCTATCGGTAAAATCTTATCCCATTCAGATGGATTTATAATCTCCTTATCAACTACCTCATATTTTAATAACCCAGTCCTTCCATCAATAAAAATACTATCTCCAGCTTCCAGTTCATCAACTCTATAAAACATAAAATCTTCCCAGTACCCCCTGTGTCCTGCAAGAACCGATCTGGTAGACTTTCCACCCAAGGGTAGACTGGTTCCCTCAATTTGTGCAACTCCTAAATTCAAATGCTTGGAACTTGCATCTAAATAAATGGGTTTCTTTAAATCCAACTTAGGAATTATTAGATAAGCAAAAACTTCATCCGTATCTAACCCTTCAATAGGATATGAGCCTATATAATCTTCGTTTTCAAATGGATCAATTATGCTTGCATTCACACTTTTTATACTGTCATTATAAGATTTAATAGACTCTGTAAGTTTTGGTAATTTTTCCTTGAATGACCTATATTCTCTATCAGCAGAAATTTCTCTATAAGACATGATAGTAAAGGCCAAAAGCGGCATGAATATTCCAAAAAGCACAAATATATATCCGACTACAATTCTAGTTCTTTTTTTCATTTTTCCTCCTTGTAATCGCCCATTTTATAGAGAAAATAAATATAATTATAAGAATTACAAATCCCAACCAAGTGATAGTTTTAAAATCAAATCCCTTATCGGCTACTATTTCTTTCTCAGAAGATTCCACATAAGGTATCCTGTGACCTCTCACCAAAAGTCTGTGAGAGTTTATCATATAAGGTGTACATGTTAATAAAGACATATAATCTTTGCCATCCACCACAAGAACAGGATCAAAGTTCCATGGTTCTATAGTCAAAACTTGGTCGACCTCATATGCCATCGTTTCCTTGACGTTTGTGTAATAAAAAACATCGCCAATATCTAGCTTATCAAGGTCTCTAAAAAGTTTTACTTTAGGTAATCCTCTGTGAGCAGTAATAACGGCATGGGTATCTTTTCCGCCTATTGGCAGAGATGTGCCCTCAAGATGTCCTGCAGCTTTTTGAAGCACTTCCTCGCTAGTGCCTGCAAATACGGGGAGTTTTTGTTCAATTTTGGGGATATTTATAAAGCCAATCTGCTCTTTTAATTCAAGCATCCTGGCATAATTCGCAACCCCTTCTTTTTCCCTTTCAGTATATGGGTCTGTAAGCCTTGATGGGTCCAGGGTTTCATTATACGCTTTTGCAAGGTCAATTCTTTTATCAACCTCTTCTTTT
Encoded proteins:
- a CDS encoding class C sortase, with translation MKKRTRIVVGYIFVLFGIFMPLLAFTIMSYREISADREYRSFKEKLPKLTESIKSYNDSIKSVNASIIDPFENEDYIGSYPIEGLDTDEVFAYLIIPKLDLKKPIYLDASSKHLNLGVAQIEGTSLPLGGKSTRSVLAGHRGYWEDFMFYRVDELEAGDSIFIDGRTGLLKYEVVDKEIINPSEWDKILPIEGKDILTLLTCHPKRPPRPKRLLINAKRVLEEKETKNSHEKITKEDIKNFNYLKYITYIITIIGWIFMVFFIFKLIKFLKA
- a CDS encoding class C sortase translates to MLKKIKRNWKVLSMFILGFFIAIYPIVSNKYYTIKNNNQIRVFEEAASGLSKEEVDKRIDLAKAYNETLDPSRLTDPYTEREKEGVANYARMLELKEQIGFINIPKIEQKLPVFAGTSEEVLQKAAGHLEGTSLPIGGKDTHAVITAHRGLPKVKLFRDLDKLDIGDVFYYTNVKETMAYEVDQVLTIEPWNFDPVLVVDGKDYMSLLTCTPYMINSHRLLVRGHRIPYVESSEKEIVADKGFDFKTITWLGFVILIIIFIFSIKWAITRRKNEKKN